In a single window of the Solea solea chromosome 14, fSolSol10.1, whole genome shotgun sequence genome:
- the LOC131472819 gene encoding NEDD4 family-interacting protein 1-like encodes MAEQNSNVRYQELVNEEEPSQEGAAQDAPPPYSSVSAANAAFFEYKEDGGRFPNPPSYSVATTLPSYDEAERSKVETAVPLVNGRVTEDDFVARDDFEDADQLRIGNDGIFMLTFFMAFLFNWIGFFLSFCLTTSAAGRYGAISGFGLSLIKWVLIVRFSTYFPGYFDGQYWLWWVFLALGFMLFIRGFVNYSRVRKLADPAYATLPRTRVLFIY; translated from the exons ATGGCGGAACAAAACAGCAACGTCAGATACCAGGAG CTGGTGAATGAGGAGGAACCATCCCAGGAGGGTGCAGCTCAGGACGCACCACCGCCCTATAGCAGTGTTTCTGCAGCAAATGCCG CCTTCTTTGAATACAAGGAAGATGGAGGAAGATTTCCCAACCCTCCATCTTACAGTGTTGCCACCACTCTGCCCTCCTATGATGAAGCTGAGAGAAGCAAAGTAGAGACTGCCGTGCCTCTGGTCAATGGAAGAGTCACG GAGGACGACTTTGTGGCTAGAGATGACTTTGAGGATGCTGATCAGCTGCGAATAGGAAACGACGGCATCTTCATGCTCACTTTCTTCA TGGCGTTCCTCTTCAACTGGATTGGCTTCTTCTTGTCGTTCTGTTTGACCACATCAGCTGCTGGTCGGTATGGAGCCATCTCTGGCTTTGGCCTGTCCCTCATCAAATGGGTTCTTATCGTCAGG TTTTCCACCTACTTTCCTGGTTACTTTGATGGTCAGTACTGGTTGTGGTGGGTCTTCCTGGCTCTGG GCTTCATGCTGTTCATCAGAGGCTTCGTTAACTACTCCAGAGTGCGGAAATTAGCTGATCCCGCCTATGCCACTCTTCCCCGAACAAGGGTGCTCTTCATCTATTAG
- the gnpda1 gene encoding glucosamine-6-phosphate isomerase 1: MKLIILNDYDQASEWAAKYIRNRILLFKPGPDRYFTLGLPTGSTPLGCYKKLIEYYKNGEISFQFVKTFNMDEYVGLPQAHPESYHSFMWNNFFKHVDIRAENTHILDGNAADLKAECEAFEEKITAAGGIELFVGGIGPDGHIAFNEPGSSLVSRTRVKTLAKDTIIANARFFDGDLTKVPTMALTVGVGTVMAAKEVMILITGAHKAFALYKAIEDGVNHMWTVSAFQQHPQTVFVCDEDATLELRVKTVKYFKGMMHVHNKLVESLSVD, from the exons ATGAAGCTGATCATCCTCAATGACTACGATCAGGCGAGTGAATGGGCTGCAAAATACATCAGAAACAGGATTTTACTCTTCAAACCTGGTCCGGACAGATACTTCACTTTGGGGCTGCCCACag GAAGCACACCTCTGGGTTGTTACAAGAAACTGATCGAGTACTACAAGAATGGAGAAATCTCATTCCAGTTTGTAAAGACTTTCAACATGGATGAATATGTAG GACTTCCTCAAGCTCATCCTGAGAGCTACCACTCCTTCATGTGGAACAACTTCTTTAAGCACGTAGACATACGAGCGGAGAACACACACATCCTGGATGGCAACGCAGCCGACCTGAAAGCAGAGTGTGAAGCCTTTGAGGAGAAGATAACAGCAGCCGGGGGGATCGAGCTCTTTGTTGGAG GTATTGGACCCGATGGCCACATCGCCTTTAATGAGCCGGGTTCAAGCTTGGTTTCCAGAACCAGAGTCAAGACTCTGGCAAAGGACACGATCATAGCGAACGCCAGATTCTTCGATGGGGATCTCACAAAGGTGCCCACCATGGCTCTGACTGTGGGAGTGGGCACTGTCATGGCCGCCAAAGAG GTCATGATTCTCATCACCGGAGCACACAAGGCATTCGCTTTATACAAAGCGATAGAGGACGGTGTGAATCACATGTGGACAGTGTCTGCTTTCCAGCAGCACCCACAAACTGTGTTCGTATGTGACGAGGATGCCACACTGGAGCTGCGGGTCAAAACTGTGAAGTACTTTAAAG GGATGATGCACGTGCACAATAAGCTGGTGGAGTCACTGTCCGTGGACTGA